DNA sequence from the Geobacter sp. AOG2 genome:
ACTCAATATAAAAAATCAATATTAATAATTAATTGTAACTGAATGAATATCATAACTATCAAATTCGGGGGGCTTAATGATGACAGGATTTAAAAAATTGTTTTTCATACTTTCAATTAATGTTTGGGTATCTATTATAATTTCAGTTGTAGTTAGTATATATATGGCTGTTGCTTTTGATGGTTTTGTAGATATTACAACATTTAAAATGGTTGTTCCTATGTGTACGGCAATAGGTACTGTTGTCGGATCGTTGTTTGCAACTATATTTAATGTGGGAGGATTTTGTACTGTAGTGGCACACAAGCTTGGAGCAAAGCCGGGAACCCCCGGCGAGGTCCTTATTCGTAATATGGCCGTCATTACCATCATGTTGTTGATCATGAATTTTGCCATCACGGCAATCACTCATTATTATTTTGGCGCCCCATTTAGCGGAGCGAAAGCTATGATGGGAGCGTCGGTTTTGAGGCCTCCAACCGACCTTGACTTGTTACTTAATGCATGGTTTCGACCAATTCCCTTCTTGTGGGGTCCGTGCTATGTCGTGAGCATCATTGTCGATCCGATTTGTATGTGGCTTAGCTTTAAAATGTTTGGAATATCTACAAAATAAGTACAGAGCAAACTGTTTTATTGTGTAATAATACATAATATTGATAGGGAAAAATATGGCAAAACTACTTTATGTTACATGTAATTTGAAATCTGAAGAATTATCTTGCAGCCTTACGGTTGGAAAAGAGTTTTTGAAAGAATACATCAAGCACAATCCTGAGGATGAAGTGCAATTTCTGAATCTTTATCGTGACAAGATACAACAAATTGATGCTGATGTGTTAAATGGCTTGAAAAAAATGCGATGCGGCGGAAACTTTGATTCTCTAACGCAGACTGAACAACAAAAAATTGAACAGATTTCGAATCATGCTGACCAGTTCATTTCGGCAGACAAATATGTATTTGTGACTCCAATGTATAATCTTGGGTTTCCCGCTGAGTTCAAAATGTATATAGATGCGATCTGTGTGGCCGGTAAAACTTTTGCTTATACACCAACTGGCCCTATAGGGCTTCTGAAAAATAAGGGTAAAAAGTGTTTCCATATTCATTCTTCTGGCGGTTTTCATTATGGGAAAGATGAGGACCACTCAGTACCGTATCTTAAATCATTAATGCAGTTTTTGGGGGTTGACAGCTTTGAAGCAATCGTGATCGAAGGCGTTGATGCTTATCCTGATCGTGCACAAGAATTTAAAAACTTAGCAATATCAAAAGCCTATTACGCCGCAAACAATTTTTAATAAAGTATATTATATATAAATAATAAAACGATTTATAAATCAGGATAAATAACAAATTAAAGTAGTATTTAGCAAAATTTATCAAATAACAAAACAGAATTATTTATAAGTAATGTTTAAATACTTATTTCTTGTTAATAAATTGTATTTATATCAGATGCGAGGAACTAAAATTGGATGTATTAATTAATATAAAGACAAGAAACAAAATTATGGCCTTTGCGATAATTAACTGTATCGGATTGTTACTAATTGCTACCTTGGGAGCTCTCAGTTTTTCACGTATGAACGTTATGCTGTTTGCTATTGTTGTCATACTGATAGTTATATCCATCATCACTGGCAATATGATTTCCAATTCAATGACTCGACCACTCAAAACAACCCGAGAAACACTTCAGGCCGCGGCAGGGGGAGATCTTACAGCCCGTTCTAACATCGTTGGAAAGGATGAAATTGGTATGTTGGCCTATGAGGCGAACAGTACCATTGAAAAAATGAATTGCATCATCTCTAAAGTTTCAATTAATAGCGACAGCGTGGCTTTTGAAGCCGCCAGGTTGCTTGACCTTGCC
Encoded proteins:
- a CDS encoding FMN-dependent NADH-azoreductase, whose amino-acid sequence is MAKLLYVTCNLKSEELSCSLTVGKEFLKEYIKHNPEDEVQFLNLYRDKIQQIDADVLNGLKKMRCGGNFDSLTQTEQQKIEQISNHADQFISADKYVFVTPMYNLGFPAEFKMYIDAICVAGKTFAYTPTGPIGLLKNKGKKCFHIHSSGGFHYGKDEDHSVPYLKSLMQFLGVDSFEAIVIEGVDAYPDRAQEFKNLAISKAYYAANNF